A genomic window from Mesorhizobium sp. 131-2-1 includes:
- a CDS encoding patatin-like phospholipase family protein: MSSVDSLAARLLSATLMFDRASLLALEALAAESDRRVLRRGEVLVREGDPSDRFFVVLSGRFTVHKGDQIGSVAEIAQGELVGEIGFFAGLPRTATVLAARDSIVLEISRNHFEKAAEALPNLREAVTISLARRFATQSPILSRQKPAKIRTLAIIAAGGSRISPVFIGHLQQEFGAVTRTQFVSRLDVHAKFAGRPIDDQPVLNWLNELEAQAEFVVYVADEEPNEWTRVCIRQADTVLLLANASSSPRLNTSEELALSVHPPSTGRLVLIHDNRSAAVSGTSAWLDERPHVGQHHHVALEDASDIQRLVRFISCKARGFVAAGGGSLGSAHLGVYKAFVEAGGRFDYLGGTSSGAAMMAGFARGLDAEQIDRGTHNVFVKSRAFRRPTLPRFALLDHKAFDRALREEYGDVLIEDLWLPFFALSTNLSSRQPHVHRRGKLWQAVRASGSLPGVLPPFFTSDGDMLVDGAIMNNLPLEQMRELKTGPNVIVSFGSSGPQKYHIDYDRIPGRSELAVALLNPFGRARLPQVPSMLQVIAASMLAHGPQDIAVGDEDVLVCPQVSSTFMDWSRHSELFSEAYDRTAQWIEERLRQNDSGLRAVLGNAHT; the protein is encoded by the coding sequence ATGTCCTCCGTCGATTCTCTCGCCGCGAGATTATTGTCGGCGACATTGATGTTCGATCGTGCGTCGTTGCTGGCGCTCGAGGCTTTGGCTGCCGAATCCGACCGTCGGGTCCTAAGGCGCGGCGAGGTCCTGGTTCGCGAAGGCGATCCATCGGACAGGTTCTTCGTCGTGCTGTCCGGTCGCTTTACGGTACACAAAGGAGATCAGATTGGCTCGGTCGCCGAGATCGCACAGGGCGAACTGGTTGGCGAAATTGGTTTCTTTGCAGGGCTGCCCCGTACGGCCACTGTACTTGCAGCGCGCGATTCGATCGTCCTTGAAATCAGTCGTAATCATTTCGAGAAGGCGGCCGAGGCTCTGCCGAACCTGAGAGAGGCGGTCACAATATCTCTGGCGCGCCGGTTCGCCACGCAATCTCCGATTTTGTCACGTCAGAAACCTGCCAAGATCCGAACGCTTGCCATCATCGCAGCCGGCGGAAGTCGCATCTCACCGGTCTTCATCGGGCACCTACAGCAAGAGTTCGGCGCGGTCACACGCACTCAGTTCGTTTCCCGGCTTGACGTCCACGCGAAGTTCGCAGGTCGTCCGATCGACGACCAGCCGGTCCTTAACTGGTTGAACGAACTGGAGGCGCAAGCTGAATTCGTTGTCTACGTCGCCGATGAAGAACCTAATGAATGGACACGAGTCTGCATTCGCCAGGCCGATACCGTCCTGCTGCTAGCGAACGCGTCCTCCTCGCCTCGCTTGAACACATCCGAGGAATTGGCGCTATCGGTCCATCCACCATCGACCGGTCGGCTTGTCTTGATTCACGACAATCGCTCGGCTGCGGTCTCCGGCACCTCTGCATGGCTCGATGAGCGTCCCCATGTCGGCCAGCATCATCATGTTGCGCTGGAGGACGCGTCTGATATCCAGCGCCTGGTCCGATTTATTTCCTGCAAAGCACGTGGCTTCGTGGCGGCGGGGGGTGGGTCCCTGGGCAGCGCCCATCTGGGCGTCTACAAGGCCTTCGTTGAGGCGGGCGGGCGCTTCGACTATCTCGGCGGGACGAGTTCCGGAGCGGCGATGATGGCCGGCTTCGCAAGAGGGTTGGACGCGGAGCAGATCGACCGCGGCACGCACAACGTATTTGTCAAGAGTCGGGCGTTTCGGCGCCCCACCTTGCCGCGTTTCGCGCTTCTAGATCACAAAGCCTTCGATCGAGCCCTTCGGGAGGAATACGGCGACGTTCTGATCGAAGATCTTTGGCTTCCGTTCTTTGCGCTTTCGACCAATCTGAGCAGCCGTCAGCCCCATGTCCACCGTCGTGGAAAACTCTGGCAAGCCGTTCGGGCATCCGGCTCGCTCCCGGGTGTCCTTCCGCCGTTCTTTACGTCTGACGGCGATATGCTGGTGGACGGCGCCATCATGAACAATTTGCCGCTGGAACAGATGAGGGAACTCAAGACCGGCCCCAATGTCATCGTGAGCTTTGGGTCCAGTGGACCGCAAAAATACCACATCGACTATGACCGCATCCCCGGAAGATCGGAACTGGCGGTCGCCCTGCTGAACCCTTTCGGCCGTGCCCGCCTGCCGCAGGTTCCGAGCATGCTTCAGGTTATTGCTGCGAGTATGCTGGCACACGGGCCGCAGGACATTGCCGTCGGCGACGAGGATGTCTTGGTCTGTCCGCAGGTTTCGAGCACCTTCATGGATTGGAGCCGGCATTCCGAGTTGTTTTCGGAGGCCTACGACCGCACGGCGCAATGGATCGAGGAACGTCTCCGCCAGAACGACTCGGGGCTCCGGGCGGTGCTCGGTAACGCACATACTTAG